Proteins found in one Thermoanaerobaculia bacterium genomic segment:
- a CDS encoding DUF190 domain-containing protein: HRASILRLSEDLPIVVEIVDRRERIEPFLTELDPMIEDGMVTLEEVKVLVYRSRREAESAG; this comes from the coding sequence TCACCGCGCCTCGATCCTGCGCCTTTCGGAGGACCTGCCGATCGTGGTCGAGATCGTGGATCGAAGGGAACGCATCGAACCGTTTCTCACCGAGCTCGACCCGATGATCGAGGACGGGATGGTGACGCTCGAAGAGGTGAAGGTGCTGGTGTACCGGTCGCGGCGGGAAGCGGAGTCGGCCGGCTGA